The Thalassotalea agarivorans region CTGTACGGATTGGTCCAATAATTTCACCTTTGTCTTTACCTTCTATTACTTCTGAAAACAAAGACGGAAGTTCAGTGATTGCCTTCCAGCCCATATCACCACCGTTTAGGGCATTAGCGTCACTTGATGCTGTGATTGCTATTTTTGCGAAATCACTACCTTTGTTAAGTAGCTCAATTGTCTTGTCAGCACGCACTTTGGCATTGTTCATATCTTCTTGCGTCGCTTTTGCTGGGAACTCAATCAAAATATGACCTAAACGATATTCTTCACTATTGGCGCTTTGCTCTTTCATCGCCTCAATCAAGTTATCTACTTCTTGTGGGCTAATATAAATGCGACGTCTTACACTTGCGCGGCGAACCTCACCGGCAATAAGCTCGGTGCGCACACTTTCTCGGTAAGTTTCGTAATTTGCGCCGCTGTCGTTGATTGATACTTGCATTTGCTCAAGTGTCATACCTGATTCTCTTGCCATGTTAGTCAAGGTTTCATCAAGCTGTGCATCACTCACTTTAACACCCATACGCTCGCCTAATTGAGTCATTAGACTATCGTTAATGAGTTTATCAACAACCTGTGTTCTAAGAACACGATCAGAAGGCAATGCTTGGTTGTCTTTTTGGGCTTGTAGTTTAATGTTGTTGACTAGATCTTGTACTTCAGATTCTAGTACTACGCCTGAATTTACTATAGCGGCAACACGATCAATTTCTTCTAATTTCGCTTGTGCTAGAGACAATAGCGACACATATAGGGTGGTCGCTAGGGTAATAAGCTTTAGTGACTTTTTCATAATAAATACTGCTGTTAATTGTTGAGGAAGTATGGGCGCTTGTAGCCAAAAATACTTTCATCAAACATTTCGGTAATATCTTGAGCTTTAATGTCAAACTGTATCATGAATCCGGTGTCAAATTCACCGGCATTTTGATCTACAGTTGTATTATCATCAAATTTAGCAATGATATGACGATGATAAGCAACACGAACAGACCAACAACAGCTGTCATATTGCAAACCCGCATATCCTTCAATACTGCGTTTAAGCTGCAAATCGCGCGTATATCGCCCGACAAACGTCCAATCTTTCGTGATTGGGAAGCTGGTCAATAATGACGCTTGCTCCAGTACGTTTAGTGAGACATTGCGAGCATAGCGATGGTTCAATTGAATTATACTATTTTTGTTGAATCGATAGTCGACACTAAACTGACTTTTATTGGTTTCACCAAGTGCCGTGTCATATTGGATATCGCTTGAAAATTGCCAGTTTTCTCCAAGTCGCAAAAATAAATCACTAGCGATGGCAGATTCACTAACAGAAATCGGTTGGTTGCTGGTTGGGTCAACAAAAATATCATCAAGATAAACGATTTGACCTAAGCTTAAGTGGAACAGTTCTTGGTTACTTTGATCGAGAATTCGACTGGTAACACCCCAAGAAACCTGATTTGCTTCTGCTATTCTGTCTAAACCACTGTATCGAGTATCTCTAAATAGACCATTATAATCATCTTGTAATTGCGTAGTATCGTACAAGCCAATCGTACTTTGGTCTTCATAAGGAATGTATAAATACTGTACTTGCGGTTCTAATGTTTGCGTATAACCATCGCCAATCAATGCCGTGCTTCGGTCAAAATTGACACCACTGTGTAGCCTTATTTTAGGCAGTGTTCTTGACACTGAAGACTCTAATTCTGGCAGCAAATCAATGTTAGTCTGGCGATAATTGGTTTGTAGTACTTTAAATTCTGAGTTTAAAAACCAAGCAGGGGTCACGTAAGGAAAGTTAAAGCCTGCTTCAATATGCACTCGCTCTGCTTCCGGCAGATTTAAGTTATTAGTGACAAATTGACTGGCTTCAGTGAACAATTCAAAGGTGCCAGGCATAAACCCTAACTCTTGATAAAAGTTAAAATCAATCTGCGGCAGTAACTTGTAGTTCGGCTCGTAGTTACCTAGAACTTGGAAATCTTGTGCGCGAATACCCATCGACCAGTTATCAGAAAAATAAGCTAACTCACCAATTTGATACATGTACGGATCATTGTCGCTATATTGTTTACTGCCGATATCAACAAGGTAGTTGTCGTCACTAATGGTGGTTACGTCGACGTATGCGCGATAATTTTCGCCAAAGTTACCGGTATGTTGCCATCGGGCAAGGTAACGAGGGTCGTCATTTAAATACTTTTTGTCTTCATTCAAATATTCTAGGTCGACTTGTCCAACATGTTGTTCGAGTAGATATCTAAACTCTGTAATTAACCTAAGACCTCGTTTGGACATGTAATGCGGCGTAATGGTGGCGTCCATATTAGGTGCGATATTCCAGTAAAATGGCGCCTCAACTTCAATACCAGACAACGACGACGATTTAAACTTAGGGTAAAGTAGGCCGGTTTGACGATCGTCTGTTATCGGAAATGAGTAATAGGGCAAGTACATGACTGGCACGCCCATTAAATTGAATTTAGCGTGATATGCTTTACCAAAGGTTTCGTCGGACGAAAGCTGGATTTCCGATGCTTTTAATTCCCATACCGGCGTTTCACCATAACAGGTGGTAAATGAAGATTCATTTAAATTTAGCGTACCGCTTTGCGTGACGATAATTTGGTCGGCACCACCATGCCCTGCAATACCCGTTAACTGATAATTTGTGCCAAGCAGCTCTGTTTCTTCGCCGCCATTGCGCGCTGCGAGTTGCTCAGCAAAAATATTTATGCCTTGATTTTGGTAATGAATGTTGCCGGTCGCGATAACTTCAGACTTGTCACGATCTATGGTCACTGCGTCCGCTTTGATGGTTTGATCTTTGGTATATAAATAAACGCCACCAGTGAATTCGCCAATCTTGCCAGATTGCATATTTTGGTTTTGCGCTTTGATACGATAAGACTTGCCACTTGGCAAGGTTTCGCCTTCTGCCAAATTAGGATATTGCGGCACAGGGCAAAACTTTACTATCGATTCAGAGTCGATAACTTCTTCGCCGAAAACGCTGTAGGGAAGCGACATAGAGGTAAATAGCACCAGCGTTTTTATTGTTTTGGACATTAATAACTCAATGTAAATTGGTTTCTGTTGTAACCCAACGGATTCTACCGCAACTATGGTATATTAATTTGAATTTGGGCATATTTTGAGTATTTTATATCAAACTGCGCAAATAATTAACTGTTTAGCGCAGTTTAAACAGATAAAATACAACACCTTGAGTGGTTAAAAAGTGTAAATAATCATCTACGCTCAGCTAATCACTTGAAATTTGAGAATGTAAGCCGCATTTACCCCTCATTCGCGGCAAAACAAATGCTACATGGGAATTAAATGCAAATTGCAGGAAAAGTATTAGGTTTCTTTTTTGGGTTATTGATCAGTAAAGGTAATATTTTTGTTGGTTTTATTGGCGCATGGATTGGTCATCGTTTTGACAAAGGACTTGGCCTCGACTTTAACAACCTTTACAGCGAACAAGAAAAAGTTAGACAACAAATATTCTTTTATACTGCATTCGCTACCATGGGGTATATCGCCAAAGCTAATGGACGCGTCAGTGAACGTGAAATAGCGTTTGCGAGTGCGTACATGGATAGGCTTCACTTAAATGCCGATCAACGACGTGAAGCCCAGGACGCCTTTCGCGAGGGAAAAATGCCGGGATTTCCACTACGTGAAAAGCTCGCAGAGCTTAAGCGAACTGTCGGAAACAGACATGATTTACTGCTGCTGTTTATGGAAATTCAAATTCAAGTGGCCTTTGCAGATGGCGACCTTGATACTAGTGAACGTCAAGCATTGCATAGTATCGCTGGGCAACTTGGATTTTCGTCTCATGAACTAGATCGTCTGCTTGAAATGATTATTGCAGGCGCTAAGTTTCACCAGCAAGGGGGTGCTAAAGGCGCGCAAGCGAGCTCACCCAACCAAATCGAAAACGCTTATAAGCTACTCGGTGTAACGCGTGGCAGTGACGAAAAATCAATTAAACGTGCCTATCGGAAATTGATGTCGCAACATCATCCAGACAAGCTGATAGCCAAAGGGCTACCGGAAGAAATGATCGAAGTTGCGAAGCAAAAAACACAAGATATTCAAGCTGCTTACGAATTAGTTAGCGCTGATCTAAAACGGTAAATCTGCCTCAAACGTCAACCATTCATTGGATGTGGGTTGATACAAGCACAAGCTTTTAGCATGCAATTGTAGTCTGTCGGAAAGTTGTTTTGCTTGTGGACAGGCGTAAAGCCGGTCACCAATAATCACGTGTCCGAGCTCGAGCATATGTACTCGCAGTTGGTGTGAGCGGCCGGTAATAGGTTTGAGCTTTACTAAGGTTGTTGGCGACGTCAAATGCGTTTCTTTTGTTAACACCTGATACTGCGTTTTGGCCTTTTTACCACGTTCATGGTCTACCATTTGCTTCGGCCTATTGGGCCAATCGCATATTAATGGCAAATCAACCT contains the following coding sequences:
- the surA gene encoding peptidylprolyl isomerase SurA, whose amino-acid sequence is MKKSLKLITLATTLYVSLLSLAQAKLEEIDRVAAIVNSGVVLESEVQDLVNNIKLQAQKDNQALPSDRVLRTQVVDKLINDSLMTQLGERMGVKVSDAQLDETLTNMARESGMTLEQMQVSINDSGANYETYRESVRTELIAGEVRRASVRRRIYISPQEVDNLIEAMKEQSANSEEYRLGHILIEFPAKATQEDMNNAKVRADKTIELLNKGSDFAKIAITASSDANALNGGDMGWKAITELPSLFSEVIEGKDKGEIIGPIRTGLGYSIIKILDIRGRQITEIEEVDSRHILIKPSIILSEAKAEQTLIDIREKIVSGEATFGEMAKEHSEGPTGVKGGELGWAEPSNYDPAFSEALAKLQIGEVSQPFRSSFGWHIAELTGRRNIDATTQMNTNRAYQMIFNRKFGIESARWLKETRDEAYIEIYDVEE
- the lptD gene encoding LPS assembly protein LptD, whose translation is MSKTIKTLVLFTSMSLPYSVFGEEVIDSESIVKFCPVPQYPNLAEGETLPSGKSYRIKAQNQNMQSGKIGEFTGGVYLYTKDQTIKADAVTIDRDKSEVIATGNIHYQNQGINIFAEQLAARNGGEETELLGTNYQLTGIAGHGGADQIIVTQSGTLNLNESSFTTCYGETPVWELKASEIQLSSDETFGKAYHAKFNLMGVPVMYLPYYSFPITDDRQTGLLYPKFKSSSLSGIEVEAPFYWNIAPNMDATITPHYMSKRGLRLITEFRYLLEQHVGQVDLEYLNEDKKYLNDDPRYLARWQHTGNFGENYRAYVDVTTISDDNYLVDIGSKQYSDNDPYMYQIGELAYFSDNWSMGIRAQDFQVLGNYEPNYKLLPQIDFNFYQELGFMPGTFELFTEASQFVTNNLNLPEAERVHIEAGFNFPYVTPAWFLNSEFKVLQTNYRQTNIDLLPELESSVSRTLPKIRLHSGVNFDRSTALIGDGYTQTLEPQVQYLYIPYEDQSTIGLYDTTQLQDDYNGLFRDTRYSGLDRIAEANQVSWGVTSRILDQSNQELFHLSLGQIVYLDDIFVDPTSNQPISVSESAIASDLFLRLGENWQFSSDIQYDTALGETNKSQFSVDYRFNKNSIIQLNHRYARNVSLNVLEQASLLTSFPITKDWTFVGRYTRDLQLKRSIEGYAGLQYDSCCWSVRVAYHRHIIAKFDDNTTVDQNAGEFDTGFMIQFDIKAQDITEMFDESIFGYKRPYFLNN
- the djlA gene encoding co-chaperone DjlA, yielding MQIAGKVLGFFFGLLISKGNIFVGFIGAWIGHRFDKGLGLDFNNLYSEQEKVRQQIFFYTAFATMGYIAKANGRVSEREIAFASAYMDRLHLNADQRREAQDAFREGKMPGFPLREKLAELKRTVGNRHDLLLLFMEIQIQVAFADGDLDTSERQALHSIAGQLGFSSHELDRLLEMIIAGAKFHQQGGAKGAQASSPNQIENAYKLLGVTRGSDEKSIKRAYRKLMSQHHPDKLIAKGLPEEMIEVAKQKTQDIQAAYELVSADLKR
- a CDS encoding pseudouridine synthase, which codes for MPANPDFVYQPPQSPYLDIIYRDQDMVVLNKPSGLLSVPGRLPEHQDCLENRVKRVLPSATIVHRLDMATSGIIVMALNKAAHVAISRQFEKRITEKYYIARVFGHLNNEQGEVDLPLICDWPNRPKQMVDHERGKKAKTQYQVLTKETHLTSPTTLVKLKPITGRSHQLRVHMLELGHVIIGDRLYACPQAKQLSDRLQLHAKSLCLYQPTSNEWLTFEADLPF